A window of Elgaria multicarinata webbii isolate HBS135686 ecotype San Diego chromosome 2, rElgMul1.1.pri, whole genome shotgun sequence contains these coding sequences:
- the PRPF19 gene encoding pre-mRNA-processing factor 19 has product MSLICSISNEVPEHPCVSPVSNHVYERRLIEKYIAENGTDPVNNQPLSEEQLIDIKVAHPIRPKPPSATSIPAILKALQDEWDAVMLHSFTLRQQLQTTRQELSHALYQHDAACRVIARLTKEVTAAREALATLKPQAGLIVPQAVPSSQPNAVGAGEPMDLGELAGMTPEIIQKLQDKATVLTTERKKRGKTVPEELVKPEELSRYRQVASHVGLHSASIPGILALDLCPSDTNKILTGGADKNVVVFDKSSEQILATLKGHTKKVTSVVFHPSQELVFSASPDATIRIWSVPSASCVQVVRAHESAVTGLSLHATGDYLLSSSDDQYWAFSDIQTGRVLTKVTDETSGCALTCAQFHPDGLIFGTGTMDSQIKIWDLKERTNVANFPGHSGPITSIAFSENGYYLATAADDSSVKLWDLRKLKNFKTLQLDNNFEVKSLIFDQSGTYLALGGTDVQVYICKQWTEVLHFTEHSGLTTGVAFGHHAKFLASTGMDRSLKFYSL; this is encoded by the exons ATGTCCCTCATCTGCTCCA TTTCTAATGAGGTGCCTGAGCATCCTTGCGTGTCTCCAGTCTCCAACCATGTCTACGAGCGCAGACTGATTGAAAAGTATATTGCAGAGAATGGGACTGACCCAGTCAACAACCAGCCACTATCTGAAGAGCAGCTGATAGATATCAAAG TTGCCCACCCAATTCGGCCAAAGCCACCTTCTGCTACTAGTATTCCAGCCATTCTGAAGGCGCTTCAAGATGAATGG GATGCTGTCATGCTGCACAGTTTCACGCTACGCCAGCAGCTGCAGACCACACGCCAGGAGCTGTCTCACGCACTGTACCAGCATGATGCTGCCTGTCGTGTCATTGCCCGTCTCACCAAAGAGGTCACTGCTGCAAGAGAAG cttTGGCAACTCTGAAACCCCAGGCTGGCCTCATTGTTCCCCAAGCTGTACCTTCTTCACAGCCCAATGCTGTG GGTGCTGGTGAACCAATGGATCTAGGAGAGTTGGCAGGAATGACCCCAGAGATTATCCAGAAG CTTCAAGACAAAGCCACGGTGCTGACCACGGAGCGTAAGAAG AGAGGGAAGACTGTGCCGGAGGAGCTGGTGAAGCCAGAAGAATTAAGCAGGTACCGGCAGGTGGCTTCACATGTG GGACTGCACAGTGCCAGCATCCCTGGTATCCTGGCTCTCGACCTGTGTCCTTCCGACACCAACAAGATCCTCACAG GTGGAGCTGATAAAAATGTTGTTGTCTTTGACAAGAGCTCAGAGCAAATCCTGGCGACTCTGAAAGGTCACACCAAGAAGGTCACCAGCGTAGTGTTCCACCCATCCCAG GAACTAGTGTTTTCTGCTTCTCCAGATGCCACTATCCGGATCTGGTCAGTTCCCAGCGCTTCGTGCGTGCAGGTTGTGCGTGCCCATGAGAGTGCTGTAACAGGGCTGAGTCTTCATGCCACAGGCGATTACCTGCTGAGCTCCTCTGATGACCAG TATTGGGCCTTTTCTGACATCCAGACTGGCCGTGTTCTCACCAAGGTCACAGATGAAACTTCTGGCTGTG ctcTCACCTGTGCTCAGTTCCATCCTGATGGGCTTATTTTTGGGACAGGAACAATGGACTCTCAGATTAAGATCTGGGACTTGAAG GAACGGACCAACGTAGCAAACTTCCCAGGACACTCTGGCCCTATAACTAGTATTGCCTTCTCTGAGAATGGCTACTACCTGGCCACTGCTGCTGATGACTCCTCTGTCAAACTATGGGATCTACGCAAGCTGAAGAACTTTAAGACTCTGCAGCTGGACAATAACTTTGAG GTGAAGTCTCTGATATTTGACCAGAGTGGCACCTATTTGGCCCTGGGTGGCACTGATGTCCAGGTGTACATCTGTAAACAATGGACAGAGGTTCTCCATTTCACAG AGCATAGCGGCCTGACAACAGGAGTAGCCTTTGGGCATCATGCTAAGTTCCTAGCTTCAACAGGCATGGACAGAAGCCTGAAATTCTACAGCCTGTAG